Proteins co-encoded in one Garra rufa chromosome 7, GarRuf1.0, whole genome shotgun sequence genomic window:
- the LOC141339036 gene encoding 26S proteasome non-ATPase regulatory subunit 1-like, with translation MPSVVGLLVFTQFWFWFPLSHFLSLSFTPTAIIGLNKDLKMPKVQYRSNCKPSTFAYPPPLEVPKEKEKEKVSTAVLSITAKAKKKEKEKKEKEEEKMEVETQAEAEKEKEKKDEEKEKEKEKEKEKKKEPEPNFQMLENPARVMPAQLKVLNMPESCRYQPFKPLHTGGIIILKDTSEEEEELVEPVSAHGPKIEEEEQEPEAPEPFEYIDE, from the exons ATGCCATCTGTGGTGGGTCTGTTGGTCTTCACCCAGTTCTGGTTCTGGTTCCCGCTCTCTCACTTCCTGTCTCTGTCCTTCACACCCACGGCTATCATTGGCCTCAACAAAGATCTGAAG ATGCCGAAGGTGCAGTATCGATCCAACTGCAAACCCTCCACCTTTGCCTACCCTCCGCCTTTGGAAGTGCCaaaggagaaagaaaaagagaag GTCTCCACCGCTGTTCTGTCCATCACAGCTAAAGCCAAGAAGAAGGAAAAGGAGAAGAAAGAGAAGGAGGAGGAAAAGATGGAAGTG GAAACACAAGCAGAGgctgagaaagagaaagagaagaaagacgaagagaaggagaaagaaaaagaaaaagaaaaagaaaagaaaaaagagccCGAGCCAAACTTCCAGATGTTGGAGAACCCTGCCCGTGTCATGCCAGCCCAGCTCAAGGTCCTCAACATGCCCGAAAGCTGCAGATACCAGCCCTTCAAACCT TTACACACAGGTGGAATCATCATCTTGAAAGACACcagtgaggaagaggaggagcttGTGGAGCCCGTGTCCGCTCACGGTCCTAAGATTGAGGAGGAAGAACAGGAGCCAGAGGCCCCAGAACCTTTCGAATACATAGATGAGTGA